The following are encoded together in the Fibrobacter sp. UWB10 genome:
- the thrS gene encoding threonine--tRNA ligase: MSQIELTFPDGSVRSVASGTTGLEIAKGISEGLARKALGVKLGDKVLDLTRPLTESGTIKIITPSNDDPDALMLLRHSCSHVLAEAICDLFPGTKLAYGPAIEKGFYYDLMTPTPIQQSDFERIEKRMKEIIKEDRPFTRCEVSAADGLKRTEGDKYKTDNAERALAREGSDGTLSFYVTGEPGKNFEDLCAGPHVPSTGKLKNFKVLSMSGAYWHGDQNSDQLTRVYGTCFADKEGLETYLKFLEEAEKRDHRKIGKEMDLYHIEDHSPGMVFWHPKGTKMVNALKDYIRGKIDRRGYLEVITPEIVNKTLWIKSGHADKYNENMFKTLAGDVEMAVKPMNCPCHIQIFNTGLRSWRDLPMRLAEFGKCHRYEPAGTMHGLMRVRGFVQDDAHIFCTEDQIASEVADFCALVKEIYHDFGFDDIVVKFSTRPEKRVGSDEIWDKAEAALAEATKLAGLDYILNPGEGAFYGPKLEFTLKDSLGRDWQCGTIQVDFNLPQRLGAEYVGKDNQKHIPVMLHRAAVGSIERFLGILIEEFMGDFPLWLAPVQARVLPISEKFVDYAKQVEKELVNAGVRVEVDESNEKLGYKIRQCELQKIPYKIIVGEKEQAEGLIAVNKRKEGDKGQMTVADFLKMTEEDRKVVR, encoded by the coding sequence ATGTCTCAAATCGAACTCACCTTCCCCGATGGCTCCGTACGTTCCGTAGCATCGGGCACCACCGGCCTCGAAATTGCAAAGGGCATTTCCGAAGGTCTTGCACGCAAGGCGCTTGGCGTCAAACTCGGCGATAAGGTCCTCGACCTCACGCGCCCGCTCACCGAGAGCGGCACCATCAAGATTATCACGCCGAGCAACGACGACCCGGATGCTCTGATGCTCCTGCGTCACAGCTGCAGCCACGTGCTTGCCGAAGCCATCTGCGACCTGTTCCCGGGCACCAAGCTCGCCTACGGTCCGGCTATCGAAAAGGGTTTCTACTACGATTTGATGACACCGACCCCGATCCAGCAGTCGGATTTCGAGCGCATCGAAAAGCGCATGAAGGAAATCATCAAGGAAGATCGTCCGTTTACCCGTTGCGAAGTCAGCGCCGCCGATGGCCTGAAGCGCACCGAAGGCGACAAGTACAAGACGGACAACGCTGAACGCGCTCTCGCCCGCGAAGGTAGCGACGGTACGCTCAGCTTCTACGTGACTGGCGAACCGGGCAAGAACTTTGAAGACCTTTGTGCCGGTCCTCACGTGCCCTCCACTGGCAAGCTCAAGAATTTCAAGGTGCTCTCCATGTCCGGTGCATACTGGCATGGCGACCAGAACAGCGACCAGCTGACCCGCGTGTACGGCACCTGCTTTGCCGACAAGGAAGGCCTTGAAACTTACCTGAAGTTCCTGGAAGAAGCCGAAAAGCGCGACCACCGCAAGATCGGTAAGGAAATGGACCTCTACCACATCGAAGACCATTCTCCGGGCATGGTGTTCTGGCACCCGAAGGGCACCAAGATGGTGAACGCCCTCAAGGACTACATCCGCGGTAAGATTGACCGTCGCGGCTACCTCGAAGTGATCACGCCGGAAATCGTGAACAAGACTTTGTGGATCAAGTCCGGCCACGCCGACAAGTACAACGAGAACATGTTCAAGACGCTGGCTGGCGACGTGGAAATGGCCGTGAAGCCGATGAACTGCCCCTGCCACATCCAGATTTTCAACACGGGTCTCCGCAGCTGGCGTGACTTGCCGATGCGTCTTGCCGAATTCGGTAAGTGCCACCGTTACGAACCTGCCGGTACCATGCACGGCCTGATGCGCGTGCGCGGCTTTGTGCAGGATGACGCCCACATCTTCTGTACCGAAGACCAGATTGCAAGCGAAGTGGCTGACTTCTGCGCCCTCGTCAAGGAAATCTACCACGACTTCGGTTTCGACGATATCGTGGTGAAGTTCTCCACCCGCCCCGAAAAGCGCGTGGGTTCCGACGAAATCTGGGACAAGGCTGAAGCCGCCCTCGCCGAAGCCACGAAGCTCGCTGGCCTCGACTACATCCTGAACCCGGGTGAAGGTGCCTTCTACGGCCCGAAGCTCGAATTCACGCTGAAAGATTCCCTCGGACGTGACTGGCAGTGCGGTACCATCCAGGTGGACTTCAACCTCCCGCAGCGTCTGGGTGCCGAGTATGTCGGTAAGGACAACCAGAAGCACATTCCGGTGATGTTGCACCGCGCCGCCGTGGGTTCCATCGAACGCTTCCTCGGCATTTTGATTGAAGAATTCATGGGCGATTTCCCGCTGTGGCTCGCTCCGGTTCAGGCTCGCGTGCTCCCGATTTCCGAGAAGTTCGTTGACTACGCGAAGCAGGTCGAGAAGGAACTCGTGAACGCCGGCGTCCGCGTTGAAGTGGATGAGTCCAACGAAAAGCTCGGCTACAAGATCCGCCAGTGCGAATTGCAGAAGATTCCGTACAAGATTATTGTAGGCGAAAAGGAACAGGCTGAAGGTCTCATCGCTGTCAACAAGAGAAAGGAAGGGGATAAGGGTCAGATGACCGTCGCTGACTTCCTCAAGATGACGGAAGAAGACCGCAAGGTTGTGCGGTAA
- a CDS encoding phosphatase PAP2 family protein, whose amino-acid sequence MNIIKKTLVAIALCGTVLCSFAADVKPYVEADALPDALNYYPAPPDTMSPQFMYDISQYMWGKTMRLDSARAALAVAQAAETVEEMAAMFSEPFGMEISAKKTPAIMNLLERGIRTLKQVGSKAKRHYMRRRPYDRFNEPTLVPAEEERLRTNGSYPSGHTIRAWAMALLLIEVNPAAQDALLKYAYEWGQSRVIAGFHWQSDVDASKVLVSGAYPSLHTNEIFMADMRKAQAEFKKLKAASGKPAATKAGKK is encoded by the coding sequence ATGAACATTATCAAGAAAACCTTAGTCGCGATTGCCTTGTGTGGGACTGTCCTGTGCAGTTTTGCTGCCGATGTCAAACCCTATGTGGAAGCCGATGCGCTTCCGGACGCGCTGAACTATTACCCTGCACCTCCCGATACCATGTCGCCGCAGTTCATGTACGACATTTCGCAGTACATGTGGGGTAAAACGATGCGTCTAGACTCTGCCCGTGCAGCCCTTGCGGTGGCACAGGCGGCAGAAACCGTCGAAGAGATGGCCGCAATGTTCAGTGAACCTTTCGGGATGGAAATATCGGCAAAGAAGACGCCTGCCATCATGAACCTGCTTGAACGCGGAATCCGGACGCTCAAACAGGTGGGAAGCAAGGCCAAAAGGCACTACATGAGGCGCCGTCCTTACGACCGCTTTAACGAACCGACGCTTGTCCCCGCCGAAGAAGAAAGACTAAGAACAAATGGATCCTATCCGTCAGGACATACTATTCGTGCATGGGCGATGGCTCTGTTGCTGATTGAAGTGAACCCGGCTGCTCAGGATGCCCTGCTGAAATACGCCTACGAATGGGGACAGAGCCGCGTGATCGCAGGCTTCCACTGGCAAAGCGACGTGGATGCCTCCAAGGTGCTTGTCTCGGGCGCCTACCCGAGCTTGCATACAAACGAAATTTTTATGGCCGACATGCGCAAGGCCCAGGCCGAATTCAAGAAGCTGAAGGCCGCTTCCGGGAAACCTGCCGCAACGAAAGCCGGGAAAAAGTAA
- a CDS encoding C40 family peptidase translates to MFSHFRTVVPLLALLCLGLTCCSFPVRTGYDRSIGDYKSVPASETASTLPKEETPDEAELQTAQVESPDSTKQDSTQQDSTKHLNSVEKARAAINKKEAAKAAKKATPKSDLETYARKWMGAKYVYGKATRTKTDCSGYVMQVYKGYYNIALDHSASKMYKDSRGKSVSRGGLKEGDLVFFGSLWKIDHVGIYLSGGRFIHASTKHGVMISPMQDKYWGHKYQGARRFK, encoded by the coding sequence ATGTTTTCTCATTTCAGAACCGTAGTTCCCTTACTAGCCCTACTCTGTTTAGGACTTACGTGTTGCTCTTTCCCGGTGCGCACGGGCTACGACCGAAGCATTGGCGACTACAAGAGCGTTCCCGCAAGCGAAACCGCTTCAACCCTACCTAAAGAAGAAACTCCTGACGAGGCAGAGCTGCAAACGGCCCAAGTCGAATCTCCGGATTCCACAAAACAGGACTCTACGCAACAAGACTCTACAAAGCATCTGAATTCCGTAGAAAAGGCGCGCGCCGCAATCAATAAGAAAGAGGCTGCCAAGGCCGCTAAAAAGGCAACGCCCAAAAGCGACCTAGAAACCTACGCCAGAAAATGGATGGGAGCCAAGTACGTTTACGGCAAGGCAACCCGAACCAAAACGGACTGCTCTGGATACGTGATGCAAGTTTACAAGGGCTACTACAATATCGCCCTCGACCATAGCGCCTCTAAGATGTACAAAGACAGCCGTGGGAAATCGGTGAGCCGCGGCGGCCTGAAAGAAGGCGACCTCGTATTTTTCGGAAGCCTCTGGAAAATCGACCACGTGGGCATTTACCTGAGCGGAGGCCGATTTATTCACGCAAGCACCAAACATGGCGTGATGATTTCGCCCATGCAGGACAAGTACTGGGGCCACAAGTATCAAGGCGCCAGAAGATTTAAATAG